The genome window TTGATATCTAACAATGTCTGCAATAAAAATACTTTTAGCCTGTGTTACTGGAGCAAATAAAGCTAAGTACAATGGAAATGATCCATATGTAATCATTCTTAAAGATCTTCTAGAACTAATATCTTCAATGGAAGATCTTGTAAGATTAATATGAGCTGCACCCTTTACTAAATCTGGAAATGGCATTCTAATAGACATTATTGATTTAGATAACGCACCCATTAAAACATAACATATTTCTTCTACTTTAAGAAGCCCTACAATAGCTATTAAACTAGCAAATGCAGGAATCACATAAGAGTATGGTGTTAAAATTATAAACACGGATAAAACTACTAAAAAGCAGATTATTGGCAATGCCTTGTATAATCCAGGCACATCTGTTGAAGGCTCAATATTTTCTTTAAACATGAATTTAATTGGAGCCATGACCCCTAAAGAAGTTACTGGCGGACCAATTCTCTGCTGAACTCTAGCATGAATATATTTTCTTTCAATTCCAGGTAATAATGTAGAAATTATAAAACAAAGCATTACAGTAAGTATTACTGCAACAAGTGAATATATAATAGTTGATTCAAACATTTTTTTACCTCCTTATTATCTCAATTGCCCTATCTGTACATGTAAAACAAGGGTCACATTGTACAATACATAATTGTGCATCAGTAATTTGATCTCCAATACAAGCATATTGCATAGCTCCAATATTAGCCATGGATGGAGTTCTAATTATTCCATGCCTCAATCTACCACTTTCAAGTGCATAAGAATGATATAAAGTTCCTCTTGGAACCTCAATATAACTTTCTATTATATCAGTGTCAAACATTTCCCAATTTCTATTAACTAGCTTTCCTTCAGGTAAATTATCTATTGCTTGACGAATAAGATTAATTGATTCAAATGATTCAAGAACTCTCATTAAAAGATTTGATTTAACATCTCCATCATTTTGGGTAATTATGTTAAAGTCAAAATTATCATATTCAAACATGCTTGTTCTTAAATCTCTTGCAACACCAGTAGCTCTTAAAGTAGGTCCTGTAACTGCTAATTTAATTGCTTGTTTTTGTGGTAAAACTCCAATTCCAGTAATCCTTGACATGATTATTGAATCAGATGTAAACCTACTGGTGAAATTGGATAATCCCTCTTCTAATTTATCCATATCATTTTTAAGTCTTTCAATCCTATTAGAATCAAGTTCACACCTTGGTCTTACTCCTCCTAAAACAGAACATCCATACTGTACTCTGTTACCTCCAATCATAGCCAATAATTCCATTACAATTTCCCTTAAATAAAATACTCTCATTGAAAATGTTTCATGAGCAAGTACTTCACATCCATGAGCTAAATAAAGAAAATGTGAATGCAATCTTTCAAGTTCTCCCATAATAACACGAATATAATTAGCTCTATCAGGAATTTCAATACCCAATCCAATTTCTGCAGTTCTACAGGAATTCCATATATGTGAATTAGAACAAATTCCACAAATTTTTTCTGTAAGAGCATTAGCTTTTTCAATCGGAAGACCCTCCATGATTCTCTCAATACCCCTATGATTAACGCCAATTGTAATTTCTGCTTCTTGAACTATTTCATCTTCAACAAAAATTCTAACCCTATACGGTTCCAATGCAGCAGGGTGAACTGTACCCATTGGAATTTCAGTTTCTATAATATTACTTTTTGGTACTTTCTCATCCATTATCTTTCCCCCTCAATCCGCATCTAATAATGTAGGTAAAAGTGATACAACCCCAGCTAAAACATCTTGAGGTCTTACAGCACAACCAGGAATTTTTGCAGTAACTGGAATAATTTTATCAACTGGTCCTTCAATTTCTTCAGAAGGAATATCTCCATGAATATTTTTATAAACTCCACCTATTAAAGCACAGCTTCCAGCAGCTACTACCAATTTCGGTTCAGGAATAGCTTCATAAATTTTCTCTAATGGTTTTCTATTTAAATGTGTAACCGGTCCAGTAACAACCAGAACATCTGCTTCACGAGGATTCCAAGTTAAAAATACTTTATATTGCTCAGCATCGAATTTAGGTGATAATATTGTATTAACAATTTCAATATCGCAACCATTACATCCCCCAGTATAAACTAACATGACATGTATTGCTCTTGCTCTTGAAAATGATTTAATTCCCATCTAATCACCATCCTGCCTATTTTTTAATATAGTTTTATCTGAAAGATATTTTGAAATGACTTTGAGTTTATCTTCAGATATTTTAACTGGTTGGTTAATGTATTTTGAAACATCTACAATTTGATTTCCAACATTATTTGGATGAACAGCACCCTTAACTCCATATAAAGAATATAATGGACAGAAATCATGACAATAATAACATACTACACATTTTAAAAGATCCATTTCAGGTACTTCGGTTTTAATCCAATTTTCAGTTATTTTAACTGGATGAGCTAATTTTTTCATTTCAATTGCATCGGTTGGACAAACATTAGCACAACCAGCACATCCAATACATGCAGATTCATCAACACGAGGTTCATTTTCAACAGAAAGGGTTGAAATTTGTTCTCTTAATTCCATGTCAGTAACTCTATCTGCAGCAAAAAAGATTCTCTTGAAGTTAGTAAATGCTCCTTCTAAAGCTATTTTAAGCATATTTATCATTTAAATACCTCCTATTGAATCTTTAAATTTTCTTTCAAATAAAAATGCATTTGCAGGACATGCATTTTTACATGCCCCACAAAATATACATTTATCATCATTAACAATAAAATTACCATCAATTTTATCAATTGCTTCATATGAACAAATGTCATAACATAGACCACAATGCATACATAATTCCTGGTCAATGAAATTAAATCCACTAGCTATTTCACGTTTAAACATTGTATTTTTTGGAATTGCATCTACTGGACAATATATGGCACAGTTTTCACATAATACACATTTTTCTAAATCCACTATAATATTTTCTCTTTGAAGTGTAATTGCATCTTTTGGACACACTTCTGAACATATTCCACAAGATATACATTCATCTGAAACTCTTCCATCCCAGACCGCAGTCATGTATTTTCTAGCATTTTTCTCGTCACACACCTGTACACATTTACCACAAGATACACAAAATGAAGATAATGTTGGAAGTTCTTCTTCTGTTAATTCATCAAAAACAAACATTTCACCATCTTCTTTAAGTATAGAAACTGGGCATGATTTAATAGCTACTTCATGAGTCCTATTTTCAACATCAAAAGTTGGATTGTATCTTAATTTATTATCAATATTTCTAAGGGAGTCATTTTCACATGCATCCGCACATAATCCACAATTTAAACATGAGACAATACTACCATTTGGTTTATGATTAAGTCTATTAACCGTAATTTTAAAATCATCAACAGAAATCGCATTGTGTGGACATGCTTTAAGACAATTAAGACAAAGTGTACAGGTGTCTGTATTAACTAATTGGTTTTTATTCATTGATCCATTTGGACAAACATCAGCACAAATCCTACATCCACTACAAATTCCCTCATCCCTGTCTAAAACAACATTAATTGCAGTTGTTGGACAATATTTTTGGCATCTTCCACAAAATATACAATTATCAAAGTCTGTTGTAAAAAAACCTCTACTTACCTCAGTTATTTTATTGCTCTTATGAGGAATGTCCTCAATTGGAGGCATTAATATTTTTAATGAATCAATGAAATTTAATTGCTTTTCTTTTGTAAGTTCAAATCCATCGATTCTTGAATTAATTGGACATGCTTCTCTGCAAACACCACAACGTGAGCAAATACCATAAACAACACCATCATCAATATGAATATTGTTTGTAGGACAGTTGTACATGCATATTCCACAACCATTACACTTTGCTCTATCTACTACATAACCACCATACTTATTTTTAAATATTGCATCATTAGGACAGTTTTTATAACATATCCCACAAGTAAGACAACTAAAAGCTTTTCCATTTATTAACCTAATAGCTTTTGTCGGGCATTGTTTAATACAATCTCCTTTCCCTTCACATGTATTAGCTGATAAAAACATTATAAAAACCCCTTATTTACTCCTTGCAAACAGTAATTTGCCTGTAAACAACCCTATTAATGCAGCTAAAAATCCAGTAGCTATTGGTACATCATCATAAAATGGAAATTGTCCTAATTGCCATGCCATAATAATTCCCGCAATCAAAATTATTAAAAATGATGCTAAAGTGAATTTTGAATCATTTACATTGAGTTTTATTTGAGATCCAATTACTAGCCCTAAAATTAATCCAAATATTATTGGTCCTATAACTAACATTAATTCACCTCAGTCTCCTTCTCCTAATTTTTTAAATCCATTAAAAGCTATTACAATTGCAGATAATCCTACAAACACTTTTAAACCAACAAACACATTTAAATAAGGAATAATACCTGCATTAGTTGTATCTGGATAATGGAAAATATTTTGTATAAATGCTGGAATAATATTAGCTAAATCTGTTCCAGTATTATATAAAAAGAATCCACCTGCAAATAAACCAACTAAACCTAAAGTAATGAAACCTAATGCTCCTATTGATTCTAATACATCAATATATAGATGTGAAAATTCTAAAGGAGATCTATTTATCCCATAAACAAGTAAAGACAATATAACACCACTAGCAATCATTGACCCCCCTTGAAAACCTCCACCTGGAGTGATATGTCCTCCAAGAATTGTCATTATGCCTAAACAAATCAGTAAGATCGAAATTGGTAAAGCAATAATTTTAAGAATCACACTACCTTGACTCATCGTTTATCCCCCAACAAACCTCTACCAAATATTAATAAGACAACTAATCCTGCAGTTAATAATATAATTGATTCACCTAATGTATCATAAGCTCTGAAATCAAAAATAACAACAGTTACTAAATTTGGAGCTATTTTAGTCCCTAATGCATTGTAAATATTACTTACCCCAGGAATAATGTGTCCGTTTAAATGATACATTGCATCAAGTAAAGTAATAGAAAACAATGTTGCCATTAATGTAGCAATTAAATTTTTAACAGTTCTACTACTAGACAAAATTACCACCCCAATATACAAACAATACAATAACTCCAAGAACAACTACTGCATAAAACAACATTTTCTCCAATGAATCATCTTGTTCTATTTTAAACTTTGAAATAAGAGGAATATTAGTAATTAACACAATAGCTAGAATTAGAGAAACAAGTCCTGCAAGTAATATACTAATATGTCTTAACAGCAATGCAGACAATAATAATGAAACAATTATAAATATTTCAGAAGTAATGCTTCCAGAAACATCCACATTTGTCACTTGACCTGGAGAAAACAATTTCCTAAATTGTTTTACAACATCAAAAATTTGATCATAAAGTTTCATAATATTCCTCCTACATATTTAGTAATACCAACTGTAATAATATAAGGATATAAACCAAATACAATAACTAATATTAATAAAATTCCCATTGCAAATACCATGGCTTTTGGAACTTCCTTATCTACAATTTTTAAACTATTTGGCCTTGGTCTTAAAAACATTGCATAAAATGTTTTTACAAATACAACGAATGTTGCAATACTTACCATAATCGCCAAAATAGCAAGTTCTGGATAACCTGCATTTAGTATCGCTTGAACAATCATTAATTTTGACTGGAAACCACTTAATGGAGGTACACCAGCCATAGCTAAACCTCCAATTAACAACATTATTCCAATTTTCGGATGAAATGCAAATAAACCTCCAATCTTACGAGTGTCAATCTCATTTGTTGCATGAACAATAGCTCCAAATCCTATGAATAATAATGCTGTGAAAATTAATTCATTTAAAGCTTGGAAAAGACCTGCAGTGATAGATAACTGAGTTCCAAGCCCAAATCCAAGCCCAATAAATCCTAATTCACCAACAGCTAAAAATCCTATCATCCTTCTAAAGTCAGTTTGTGTTAAAGCAAGTGAAACCCCTAAAATCATTGCGAAGATGGAAAAAAACAATACAAGCACTTCAAATATTGGAAGTGAATGATAAATTCTAAATAATATTAATCCTATTGAAATCATTGAAACAACTGTAAATGATTGGAGTAATGCTGCTCCATGAGGTTCTGCTTTACTGTAAATGCCAGATTTTATAGTGTGAAATGGAGGTAAACCAGAAGCATATAACCATCCGAAAAATATTAAAGCTAAGGATAATAAGAATACTGGAGATGTAGCATCAACTAAACCACCATCAACTAGTGATACTATATCAGTAATATTAACATTACCAGTTATTGCTAATAAGAATCCAATTCCTAAAAGCATTATTGAACTTCCAATGCAACCTAAAAGCATATATTTTAAAGCCATTTCATAACTATACTCAATTGATGAAGCTGCAACTATACCTACTTGTGTTAAAGCTAATATTTCAAAGAACACGAACATGTGAAAAATATCATCAGTGAGTAATATTGCAGTAACTGATGCTGTACCCATGAACAAAAGGAACAAATAAGGTCCTGAAGCTTGTTTGTATTTAGTTAAATAAATAAATACAACTAAAAATGTTAAAAGACCAACAGCTGCTATAAACAATTGCTGAATAAAATCAAATGAATACGTAATAGCTGGATGATATACTGTATTTGTTAAAGTATCAAACAATGGCTCATAACCTCCAAAGAAATGTAGGCCATAATTAGAAATCAATGGAATAATTGGAAGTGCAATTGCTACAACAAATGCTAAATATTTGATTGTCTTATTGAATTTTGAAAAAAGACTAATAATTAAAGCACACATCATAGGGACAATGACCATTAATGGGATTAACTCATTCATCGAATTCCTCCTGTTTTGCAGTATCTGCTAACATCACACGTGTGCTAAGTGTACCATATCTTTTATAAAGAACCATCACTAAAGCAAGCATAACAGCTAATGTACTTGCGCCAATTACAATACTAGTAAGTACTAAACCAAAGGGCAATGGATATGCTGCATTTGTAGCAAACCATGAAGTATCCATGTTTGGCATTAAAATTGGAACAACACCTCCAGGTTTATAACCAATAGTTACAATGAATAAATTAGCTCCTTCTTCAATGAAATTAATACCAATAATCTTCTTTATAATATTATCAACAAAAATTGCTGCATAAACACCAACAATAACAAGTGCAGCAGATGCGAATAATATTGTAAGCTGAATTTGAGCCATCATTTATCCTCCCTTTGAGTTTTTTTAACAGCAAGTGCTATAAACACAGGGACAATGGCTGCACCTACAATTGCTTGAGTTAAAGCTACATCTGGTGCTAGTAATATTTGGAAAAGCAATGCTAAAGCACCACCTGAAAACCCTGTTAATATAGCTGCCTTAAGTAAATCTTTCTGAATAAGAGCAAGAATTGCACTTAAAACTGTAATTATAATTAATACAAACTCTAACATCTTATTCCTCCTCATTTATTTCAAATGTAGAAACTGAAAAACGATCATCCACTTTAACTTTTTCACTAATATTAACTTCACTTTCCAAAGCTTGAATTTTACTTTTACTATGAATGAAAGGATTATCTTCTTCTACAATGTCACTATTCAATAATTCTAAATTATTTTTTACATCTTCACTTTTATAATATGAATTAGCTATTGCGTGAGCTGTAAATGGTGCAATTATAAAGTAAATTATCGCAAGAAGATATTGGCCAAGTCCAATCATGGCCAATACACATGCAATATCAAAAACACCAAAAATATGAATTCTTGCATATACAACATTTTTTGTATCTTTATCTAAACTTAAAACTCCAATTGCTGATATTATAATTAAAATTGATGAGATAATTAAAAGAATTGACTGTATGTATTCAATTAACATCACTTATCTCCCCCAACTATTGCAAAGGCAACTGTTCCTACGAAACCAAAGAGTACTAAAGCCAATGAGATATCCC of Methanobrevibacter oralis contains these proteins:
- a CDS encoding cation:proton antiporter, giving the protein MLIEYIQSILLIISSILIIISAIGVLSLDKDTKNVVYARIHIFGVFDIACVLAMIGLGQYLLAIIYFIIAPFTAHAIANSYYKSEDVKNNLELLNSDIVEEDNPFIHSKSKIQALESEVNISEKVKVDDRFSVSTFEINEEE
- a CDS encoding NADH-quinone oxidoreductase subunit B family protein — protein: MGIKSFSRARAIHVMLVYTGGCNGCDIEIVNTILSPKFDAEQYKVFLTWNPREADVLVVTGPVTHLNRKPLEKIYEAIPEPKLVVAAGSCALIGGVYKNIHGDIPSEEIEGPVDKIIPVTAKIPGCAVRPQDVLAGVVSLLPTLLDAD
- a CDS encoding respiratory chain complex I subunit 1 family protein — protein: MFESTIIYSLVAVILTVMLCFIISTLLPGIERKYIHARVQQRIGPPVTSLGVMAPIKFMFKENIEPSTDVPGLYKALPIICFLVVLSVFIILTPYSYVIPAFASLIAIVGLLKVEEICYVLMGALSKSIMSIRMPFPDLVKGAAHINLTRSSIEDISSRRSLRMITYGSFPLYLALFAPVTQAKSIFIADIVRYQHINGPFLFTVAGMIAAVVFFIGYMIILNEYPFSIIKAKCDVIEGPYMEYASKYRAVVVLTRGFFMFTLGALFSVLFIGVPPNIFSFDIIINIIVTLIFVFMMGIFSAFTPVFTNRQLLPTILGSTLLGILAIVLGLL
- a CDS encoding 4Fe-4S binding protein, whose translation is MINMLKIALEGAFTNFKRIFFAADRVTDMELREQISTLSVENEPRVDESACIGCAGCANVCPTDAIEMKKLAHPVKITENWIKTEVPEMDLLKCVVCYYCHDFCPLYSLYGVKGAVHPNNVGNQIVDVSKYINQPVKISEDKLKVISKYLSDKTILKNRQDGD
- a CDS encoding MnhB domain-containing protein — protein: MSQGSVILKIIALPISILLICLGIMTILGGHITPGGGFQGGSMIASGVILSLLVYGINRSPLEFSHLYIDVLESIGALGFITLGLVGLFAGGFFLYNTGTDLANIIPAFIQNIFHYPDTTNAGIIPYLNVFVGLKVFVGLSAIVIAFNGFKKLGEGD
- the ehbF gene encoding energy conserving hydrogenase EhbF, whose product is MNELIPLMVIVPMMCALIISLFSKFNKTIKYLAFVVAIALPIIPLISNYGLHFFGGYEPLFDTLTNTVYHPAITYSFDFIQQLFIAAVGLLTFLVVFIYLTKYKQASGPYLFLLFMGTASVTAILLTDDIFHMFVFFEILALTQVGIVAASSIEYSYEMALKYMLLGCIGSSIMLLGIGFLLAITGNVNITDIVSLVDGGLVDATSPVFLLSLALIFFGWLYASGLPPFHTIKSGIYSKAEPHGAALLQSFTVVSMISIGLILFRIYHSLPIFEVLVLFFSIFAMILGVSLALTQTDFRRMIGFLAVGELGFIGLGFGLGTQLSITAGLFQALNELIFTALLFIGFGAIVHATNEIDTRKIGGLFAFHPKIGIMLLIGGLAMAGVPPLSGFQSKLMIVQAILNAGYPELAILAIMVSIATFVVFVKTFYAMFLRPRPNSLKIVDKEVPKAMVFAMGILLILVIVFGLYPYIITVGITKYVGGIL
- a CDS encoding DUF4040 domain-containing protein produces the protein MLEFVLIIITVLSAILALIQKDLLKAAILTGFSGGALALLFQILLAPDVALTQAIVGAAIVPVFIALAVKKTQREDK
- the mbhE gene encoding hydrogen gas-evolving membrane-bound hydrogenase subunit E, producing MATLFSITLLDAMYHLNGHIIPGVSNIYNALGTKIAPNLVTVVIFDFRAYDTLGESIILLTAGLVVLLIFGRGLLGDKR
- a CDS encoding hydrogenase large subunit, producing MDEKVPKSNIIETEIPMGTVHPAALEPYRVRIFVEDEIVQEAEITIGVNHRGIERIMEGLPIEKANALTEKICGICSNSHIWNSCRTAEIGLGIEIPDRANYIRVIMGELERLHSHFLYLAHGCEVLAHETFSMRVFYLREIVMELLAMIGGNRVQYGCSVLGGVRPRCELDSNRIERLKNDMDKLEEGLSNFTSRFTSDSIIMSRITGIGVLPQKQAIKLAVTGPTLRATGVARDLRTSMFEYDNFDFNIITQNDGDVKSNLLMRVLESFESINLIRQAIDNLPEGKLVNRNWEMFDTDIIESYIEVPRGTLYHSYALESGRLRHGIIRTPSMANIGAMQYACIGDQITDAQLCIVQCDPCFTCTDRAIEIIRR
- a CDS encoding 4Fe-4S binding protein gives rise to the protein MFLSANTCEGKGDCIKQCPTKAIRLINGKAFSCLTCGICYKNCPNDAIFKNKYGGYVVDRAKCNGCGICMYNCPTNNIHIDDGVVYGICSRCGVCREACPINSRIDGFELTKEKQLNFIDSLKILMPPIEDIPHKSNKITEVSRGFFTTDFDNCIFCGRCQKYCPTTAINVVLDRDEGICSGCRICADVCPNGSMNKNQLVNTDTCTLCLNCLKACPHNAISVDDFKITVNRLNHKPNGSIVSCLNCGLCADACENDSLRNIDNKLRYNPTFDVENRTHEVAIKSCPVSILKEDGEMFVFDELTEEELPTLSSFCVSCGKCVQVCDEKNARKYMTAVWDGRVSDECISCGICSEVCPKDAITLQRENIIVDLEKCVLCENCAIYCPVDAIPKNTMFKREIASGFNFIDQELCMHCGLCYDICSYEAIDKIDGNFIVNDDKCIFCGACKNACPANAFLFERKFKDSIGGI
- a CDS encoding cation:proton antiporter subunit C, which gives rise to MAQIQLTILFASAALVIVGVYAAIFVDNIIKKIIGINFIEEGANLFIVTIGYKPGGVVPILMPNMDTSWFATNAAYPLPFGLVLTSIVIGASTLAVMLALVMVLYKRYGTLSTRVMLADTAKQEEFDE